A region of Notolabrus celidotus isolate fNotCel1 chromosome 4, fNotCel1.pri, whole genome shotgun sequence DNA encodes the following proteins:
- the LOC117811450 gene encoding cone cGMP-specific 3',5'-cyclic phosphodiesterase subunit alpha'-like isoform X1: MADKDTAEKFLDNNPQFAKEYYEKKIKADVITAAFNNQVQLKDPASYKEVSTIQEAEFIFDLLKELQGDNMMEKALHKVLQRIAMLIQADRVSFFGCRARNGVPELSTVLFDVTHNSPFEKNFVNPNVEIVFPTDMGIVGWTAHSKKPQNIADVKKDSHFSDFVDKQTKYTTKCMLTSPIMYQKEPIGVIMALNKQGAESFSKSDQELFTKYMNFANVVLLQAHTAYMWDVESRRSQVLLWSASKVFEELTDIERQFHKALYTVRVYIKCERYSVGLLDMTKEKEFFDEWPIKLGDQEPYKGPKTPDGREISFYKIIDYLLEDKEEIKVIPGPPADHWALVSGLPSYVAENGFICNMMNAAGDDYFQFQKEAVDETGWTIKNVLSLPIVNKKEEIVGVATFFNRKDGKPFDENDEQITEALTQFLGWSTLNSDTYDKLNQTEWRKEIAQEMLMYQTKATLTEVQSILNTEDKFGSVPEDCDQKEMYKLLRTTIPEAKDVELREFRFSDFPLSELELIKCGIRCFFELGVVEKFKVPAEILTRWMYTVRRGYRDITYHNWRHGFNVGQTMFCLLLTGKLKKYYTDLDAFAMVAAGFCHDIDHRGTNNLYQTKSLAPLAKLHSSSIMERHHLEYSKTLMEDENLNIFINLQKRQFETVQHLFEVCIIATDLALYFKKRTMFQKIVESMEAIPDEKEKINYVSTNPTRKEIIMAMMMTACDLSAITKPWEVQSKVALMVAAEFWEQGDLERTVLEQQPIPMMDRNHAAELPKMQCGFIDFVCTFVYKEFSRFHTEITPMFDGLTINRGEWRALADVHEAKMKAIEDEKKKLEGGDEQAAEGKSKTCVIC, from the exons ATGGCAGACAAAGACACTGCAGAGAAGTTCCTTGACAACAACCCACAGTTTGCAAAGGAGTACTATGAGAAGAAAATCAAAGCAGATGTGATCACTGCTGCCTTCAACAACCAGGTCCAGTTGAAAGATCCGGCCTCTTACAAGGAAGTCTCCACCATTCAGGAGGCCGAGTTCATCTTTGATCTGTTAAAAGAGCTGCAGGGCGACAACATGATGGAAAAAGCTCTGCATAAAGTTCTCCAGAGGATTGCTATGCTGATCCAGGCTGATCGGGTCAGCTTCTTCGGCTGCAGGGCTCGCAACGGAGTACCCGAgctgtccactgtcctctttGATGTGACACACAATTCTCCATTTGAGAAAAATTTTGTGAACCCAAATGTAGAGATTGTCTTTCCCACTGACATGGGGATTGTTGGTTGGACGGCTCACTCTAAGAAGCCTCAGAATATCGCCGATGTTAAGAAG GATTCTCACTTCAGCGACTTTGTGGACAAACAGACCAAATACACCACCAAATGCATGCTCACTTCTCCCATCATGTATCAAAAGGAACCCATCGGCGTCATCATGGCACTCAACAAACAAGGTGCAGAGTCATTTTCAAAGAGCGACCAAGAG CTCTTCACTAAATATATGAACTTTGCTAATGTGGTCCTTCTCCAAGCCCACACTGCTTACATGTGGGATGTAGAGTCAAGGAGAAGCCAG GTGTTGCTGTGGTCAGCCAGCAAAGTGTTTGAAGAGTTGACGGACATTGAGAGGCAGTTTCACAAAGCTTTGTACACAGTGAGGGTGTACATCAAGTGTGAGAGGTACTCTGTGGGACTCCTGGACATGACCAAAGAAAAG GAGTTCTTTGATGAATGGCCAATCAAACTAGGAGATCAGGAGCCATACAAAGGCCCCAAGACACCTGATGGCAGA GAAATCAGCTTCTACAAGATTATTGACTACTTGCTGGAAGACAAAGAGGAGATTAAAGTTATCCC CGGTCCTCCAGCCGATCACTGGGCTCTGGTCAGCGGACTCCCTTCATATGTCGCTGAGAATGGATTT ATCTGCAACATGATGAATGCTGCAGGAGATGACTACTTCCAGTTTCAG AAAGAAGCAGTGGATGAGACCGGATGGACGATTAAAAATGTCCTCTCCCTTCCGATTGTGAACAAGAAGGAAGAAATTGTTGGCGTTGCCACTTTCTTTAACAGAAAAGATGGCAAACCGTTTGATGAGAACGATGAACAAATCACAGAA GCTCTGACTCAGTTCCTCGGCTGGTCCACACTGAACAGCGACACATACGACAAACTGAACCAGACTGAATGGAGGAAAGAAATCGCCCAGGAGATGCTCATGTACCAGACAAAGGCCACACTAACTGAAGTGCAGAGCATCCTG AACACTGAAGACAAGTTTGGCTCTGTACCAGAAGACTGTGACCAGAAAGAGATGTACAAGCTGCTG AGAACCACCATCCCAGAGGCCAAGGACGTCGAGCTGCGCGAGTTCCGCTTCAGCGACTTCCCCCTGTCAGAGCTTGAACTCATCAAGTGCGGCATCCGCTGCTTCTTTGAGCTCGGGGTGGTGGAGAAATTCAAAGTCCCAGCTGAG ATCCTGACACGATGGATGTACACGGTCCGCCGGGGATACCGTGACATCACCTACCACAACTGGAGGCATGGCTTCAATGTTGGACAAACCATGTTCTGCCTGCTGCTA ACGGGTAAGCTGAAGAAGTACTACACTGACCTTGACGCCTTTGCCATGGTGGCTGCTGGATTCTGCCATGATATTGACCACAGAGGAACCAACAATCTCTACCAGACaaa GAGTTTAGCCCCACTGGCAAAACTGCACAGCTCCTCAATTATGGAGCGCCACCATCTTGAGTACAGTAAGACGCTGATGGAGGATGAG AACCTGAACATCTTCATAAACCTCCAGAAGCGTCAGTTTGAGACGGTGCAGCATCTGTTTGAAGTTTGCATTATCGCCACTGATCTTGCTCTCTACTTCAA GAAAAGAACAATGTTCCAAAAAATAGTGGAAAGTATGGAAGCAATTCCAGAcgagaaagagaagataaactATGTCTCCACCAATCCAACCAGGAAGGAGATTATCAT GGCAATGATGATGACAGCCTGCGATCTGTCAGCCATTACAAAGCCATGGGAAGTTCAGAGCAAG GTTGCTCTTATGgtggcagctgaattctgggaGCAAGGAGACCTGGAGAGGACAGTGCTTGAGCAGCAGCCTATT cCAATGATGGACAGAAATCACGCTGCTGAGCTGCCCAAGATGCAGTGCGGATTTATTGACTTTGTCTGCACTTTTGTATACAAG GAGTTCTCCCGCTTCCATACAGAGATCACCCCCATGTTTGACGGGCTGACCATCAACAGGGGAGAGTGGAGAGCTCTTGCAGACGTCCATGAGGCCAAGATGAAGGCTATTGAAGACGAGAAGAAGAAGCTGGAAGGTGGAGATGAACAAG CTGCAGAGGGGAAATCAAAGACATGTGTTATCTGCTAG
- the LOC117811450 gene encoding cone cGMP-specific 3',5'-cyclic phosphodiesterase subunit alpha'-like isoform X2, protein MADKDTAEKFLDNNPQFAKEYYEKKIKADVITAAFNNQVQLKDPASYKEVSTIQEAEFIFDLLKELQGDNMMEKALHKVLQRIAMLIQADRVSFFGCRARNGVPELSTVLFDVTHNSPFEKNFVNPNVEIVFPTDMGIVGWTAHSKKPQNIADVKKDSHFSDFVDKQTKYTTKCMLTSPIMYQKEPIGVIMALNKQGAESFSKSDQELFTKYMNFANVVLLQAHTAYMWDVESRRSQVLLWSASKVFEELTDIERQFHKALYTVRVYIKCERYSVGLLDMTKEKEFFDEWPIKLGDQEPYKGPKTPDGREISFYKIIDYLLEDKEEIKVIPGPPADHWALVSGLPSYVAENGFICNMMNAAGDDYFQFQKEAVDETGWTIKNVLSLPIVNKKEEIVGVATFFNRKDGKPFDENDEQITEALTQFLGWSTLNSDTYDKLNQTEWRKEIAQEMLMYQTKATLTEVQSILNTEDKFGSVPEDCDQKEMYKLLRTTIPEAKDVELREFRFSDFPLSELELIKCGIRCFFELGVVEKFKVPAEILTRWMYTVRRGYRDITYHNWRHGFNVGQTMFCLLLTGKLKKYYTDLDAFAMVAAGFCHDIDHRGTNNLYQTKSLAPLAKLHSSSIMERHHLEYSKTLMEDENLNIFINLQKRQFETVQHLFEVCIIATDLALYFKKRTMFQKIVESMEAIPDEKEKINYVSTNPTRKEIIMAMMMTACDLSAITKPWEVQSKVALMVAAEFWEQGDLERTVLEQQPIPMMDRNHAAELPKMQCGFIDFVCTFVYKEFSRFHTEITPMFDGLTINRGEWRALADVHEAKMKAIEDEKKKLEGGDEQEGKSKTCVIC, encoded by the exons ATGGCAGACAAAGACACTGCAGAGAAGTTCCTTGACAACAACCCACAGTTTGCAAAGGAGTACTATGAGAAGAAAATCAAAGCAGATGTGATCACTGCTGCCTTCAACAACCAGGTCCAGTTGAAAGATCCGGCCTCTTACAAGGAAGTCTCCACCATTCAGGAGGCCGAGTTCATCTTTGATCTGTTAAAAGAGCTGCAGGGCGACAACATGATGGAAAAAGCTCTGCATAAAGTTCTCCAGAGGATTGCTATGCTGATCCAGGCTGATCGGGTCAGCTTCTTCGGCTGCAGGGCTCGCAACGGAGTACCCGAgctgtccactgtcctctttGATGTGACACACAATTCTCCATTTGAGAAAAATTTTGTGAACCCAAATGTAGAGATTGTCTTTCCCACTGACATGGGGATTGTTGGTTGGACGGCTCACTCTAAGAAGCCTCAGAATATCGCCGATGTTAAGAAG GATTCTCACTTCAGCGACTTTGTGGACAAACAGACCAAATACACCACCAAATGCATGCTCACTTCTCCCATCATGTATCAAAAGGAACCCATCGGCGTCATCATGGCACTCAACAAACAAGGTGCAGAGTCATTTTCAAAGAGCGACCAAGAG CTCTTCACTAAATATATGAACTTTGCTAATGTGGTCCTTCTCCAAGCCCACACTGCTTACATGTGGGATGTAGAGTCAAGGAGAAGCCAG GTGTTGCTGTGGTCAGCCAGCAAAGTGTTTGAAGAGTTGACGGACATTGAGAGGCAGTTTCACAAAGCTTTGTACACAGTGAGGGTGTACATCAAGTGTGAGAGGTACTCTGTGGGACTCCTGGACATGACCAAAGAAAAG GAGTTCTTTGATGAATGGCCAATCAAACTAGGAGATCAGGAGCCATACAAAGGCCCCAAGACACCTGATGGCAGA GAAATCAGCTTCTACAAGATTATTGACTACTTGCTGGAAGACAAAGAGGAGATTAAAGTTATCCC CGGTCCTCCAGCCGATCACTGGGCTCTGGTCAGCGGACTCCCTTCATATGTCGCTGAGAATGGATTT ATCTGCAACATGATGAATGCTGCAGGAGATGACTACTTCCAGTTTCAG AAAGAAGCAGTGGATGAGACCGGATGGACGATTAAAAATGTCCTCTCCCTTCCGATTGTGAACAAGAAGGAAGAAATTGTTGGCGTTGCCACTTTCTTTAACAGAAAAGATGGCAAACCGTTTGATGAGAACGATGAACAAATCACAGAA GCTCTGACTCAGTTCCTCGGCTGGTCCACACTGAACAGCGACACATACGACAAACTGAACCAGACTGAATGGAGGAAAGAAATCGCCCAGGAGATGCTCATGTACCAGACAAAGGCCACACTAACTGAAGTGCAGAGCATCCTG AACACTGAAGACAAGTTTGGCTCTGTACCAGAAGACTGTGACCAGAAAGAGATGTACAAGCTGCTG AGAACCACCATCCCAGAGGCCAAGGACGTCGAGCTGCGCGAGTTCCGCTTCAGCGACTTCCCCCTGTCAGAGCTTGAACTCATCAAGTGCGGCATCCGCTGCTTCTTTGAGCTCGGGGTGGTGGAGAAATTCAAAGTCCCAGCTGAG ATCCTGACACGATGGATGTACACGGTCCGCCGGGGATACCGTGACATCACCTACCACAACTGGAGGCATGGCTTCAATGTTGGACAAACCATGTTCTGCCTGCTGCTA ACGGGTAAGCTGAAGAAGTACTACACTGACCTTGACGCCTTTGCCATGGTGGCTGCTGGATTCTGCCATGATATTGACCACAGAGGAACCAACAATCTCTACCAGACaaa GAGTTTAGCCCCACTGGCAAAACTGCACAGCTCCTCAATTATGGAGCGCCACCATCTTGAGTACAGTAAGACGCTGATGGAGGATGAG AACCTGAACATCTTCATAAACCTCCAGAAGCGTCAGTTTGAGACGGTGCAGCATCTGTTTGAAGTTTGCATTATCGCCACTGATCTTGCTCTCTACTTCAA GAAAAGAACAATGTTCCAAAAAATAGTGGAAAGTATGGAAGCAATTCCAGAcgagaaagagaagataaactATGTCTCCACCAATCCAACCAGGAAGGAGATTATCAT GGCAATGATGATGACAGCCTGCGATCTGTCAGCCATTACAAAGCCATGGGAAGTTCAGAGCAAG GTTGCTCTTATGgtggcagctgaattctgggaGCAAGGAGACCTGGAGAGGACAGTGCTTGAGCAGCAGCCTATT cCAATGATGGACAGAAATCACGCTGCTGAGCTGCCCAAGATGCAGTGCGGATTTATTGACTTTGTCTGCACTTTTGTATACAAG GAGTTCTCCCGCTTCCATACAGAGATCACCCCCATGTTTGACGGGCTGACCATCAACAGGGGAGAGTGGAGAGCTCTTGCAGACGTCCATGAGGCCAAGATGAAGGCTATTGAAGACGAGAAGAAGAAGCTGGAAGGTGGAGATGAACAAG AGGGGAAATCAAAGACATGTGTTATCTGCTAG